A stretch of Halomonas elongata DSM 2581 DNA encodes these proteins:
- a CDS encoding GntR family transcriptional regulator, translating to MNQRRAATEHKTNERVGRPGKNGDGPERHETIYHAISDAIIEHRLKPGARLREDALSEVFGVSRTGIRKILQRLALEQLVTLTPRRGASVTRPTADEAKDVFDARQMIECGLMPEVARRMTPEAAQELRDMARREREALKGGEQSAAIKLSAAFHGRLARLSGNATLADFVERLCSRSSLILAVYGNAGHLGCESHDHEDLLGFLEQGNGERAQAFMSRHLKAIEASLSIHEEEEETPDLYRIFSA from the coding sequence ATGAACCAGCGTCGGGCCGCAACCGAGCACAAGACCAACGAAAGGGTGGGTCGTCCCGGCAAGAACGGGGATGGCCCCGAACGTCACGAGACGATCTATCACGCCATCAGCGATGCCATCATCGAGCACCGTCTGAAACCCGGTGCCCGGCTGCGCGAGGACGCCTTGTCCGAAGTGTTCGGCGTCAGCCGCACCGGCATCCGCAAGATCCTGCAGCGTCTCGCCCTGGAGCAACTGGTGACGCTGACGCCCCGGCGGGGCGCGAGTGTCACGCGGCCCACCGCCGACGAGGCCAAGGATGTCTTCGATGCCCGCCAGATGATCGAATGCGGTCTGATGCCGGAGGTCGCACGGCGCATGACGCCGGAGGCAGCCCAGGAGTTGCGTGACATGGCGCGTCGCGAACGCGAGGCGCTCAAGGGTGGCGAACAGAGTGCCGCCATCAAGCTTTCCGCCGCCTTCCACGGTCGACTGGCGCGCCTGTCGGGCAATGCCACCCTGGCGGATTTCGTCGAGCGACTCTGTTCGCGCTCCTCACTGATTCTCGCCGTCTATGGCAATGCCGGTCACCTGGGCTGCGAATCCCACGACCATGAAGACCTGCTGGGCTTTCTCGAACAGGGTAATGGCGAACGCGCCCAAGCCTTCATGAGCCGCCACCTGAAAGCCATCGAGGCGTCCCTCTCCATCCATGAGGAGGAAGAGGAAACGCCGGATCTGTATCGCATCTTTTCCGCTTGA
- a CDS encoding NCS1 family nucleobase:cation symporter-1 produces the protein MTDQELDIQHRDPRLYNDDLAPIKSERRTWGWFEIFNVWSNDIQSLFGYTLAASLFISYGLNGWAVMAAIVLAGFVVMVLVNLTGKPSVKYGIPFPVMIRASMGVHGANFPAMLRAIIGIFWYGVQTYFASTAVSLLLTSLFGDPGGQWLGMTALDWLSFVIVWCFQIALFWQGIERIKHFLNWAGPLVYVVMVVLMLIIWFQAGSDLLPAISTIFSGASDYEGNSVTAFMAITGTMIAYFAAVVINFGDFTRFVKSEREMKLGNLLGLPLNVAFFSFIALIITAGTLALFGETLTNPSDIIDRVDSLPLTIVAAVTFFAATVGINLVANFIPPAYDLANLFPRRISFRIGGLITAVIAFFVGALWMSVISKIGIAGFVNALGAVVAPFYGIIVVDYYLLKRQRLNIQDVFSCESDGAYHYVKGWNRRALVAFALAALFSVSSVWVPALEALGGYAWLIGAALGGLFHYLLMLGQRQPVTTG, from the coding sequence ATGACGGACCAAGAACTGGATATCCAGCACCGCGATCCACGCCTGTACAATGACGATCTCGCACCGATCAAGTCCGAACGACGCACCTGGGGCTGGTTCGAGATCTTCAATGTCTGGTCGAACGACATCCAGAGTCTGTTCGGTTATACGCTGGCGGCCTCGCTGTTCATTTCCTATGGCCTCAATGGCTGGGCAGTCATGGCGGCCATCGTGCTCGCCGGCTTCGTGGTGATGGTGCTGGTCAACCTGACCGGCAAGCCAAGCGTCAAGTACGGCATCCCCTTCCCGGTGATGATCCGCGCCAGCATGGGCGTCCACGGCGCCAACTTCCCGGCCATGCTGCGCGCCATCATCGGCATTTTCTGGTACGGCGTGCAGACGTATTTCGCTTCCACCGCGGTGTCGCTGCTGCTCACCTCGCTGTTCGGCGATCCAGGCGGCCAGTGGCTCGGCATGACGGCCCTCGACTGGCTGTCCTTCGTGATCGTCTGGTGCTTCCAGATTGCCCTGTTCTGGCAGGGGATCGAGCGCATCAAGCACTTTCTCAACTGGGCAGGCCCGCTGGTCTACGTGGTGATGGTCGTGCTGATGCTCATCATCTGGTTCCAGGCCGGCAGCGATCTTCTTCCGGCCATCAGCACCATCTTCAGTGGCGCCAGCGACTACGAGGGCAATTCCGTGACCGCCTTCATGGCGATCACCGGCACCATGATCGCCTACTTCGCCGCCGTGGTGATCAACTTCGGCGACTTCACCCGCTTCGTGAAGAGCGAGCGCGAGATGAAACTCGGCAACCTGCTGGGCCTGCCGCTCAACGTCGCCTTCTTCTCCTTCATCGCCCTGATCATCACGGCCGGCACCCTGGCATTGTTCGGCGAGACGCTGACCAATCCGTCGGACATCATCGATCGCGTCGATTCACTGCCGCTGACCATCGTCGCCGCCGTCACCTTCTTCGCCGCCACCGTGGGCATCAATCTGGTCGCCAACTTCATCCCGCCGGCCTATGACCTGGCCAACCTCTTTCCACGCCGCATCAGCTTCCGTATTGGTGGACTGATCACCGCCGTGATCGCCTTCTTCGTCGGTGCCCTGTGGATGTCGGTCATCAGCAAGATCGGCATTGCCGGCTTCGTCAACGCCCTGGGCGCGGTGGTAGCGCCCTTCTACGGCATCATCGTGGTCGACTACTACCTGCTGAAGCGCCAGCGCCTGAACATTCAGGATGTCTTCTCCTGCGAATCGGACGGCGCCTATCACTACGTCAAGGGCTGGAACCGTCGTGCCCTGGTGGCCTTCGCCCTGGCCGCGCTGTTTTCGGTGTCTTCGGTCTGGGTACCGGCTCTCGAGGCACTGGGCGGCTACGCCTGGCTGATCGGCGCCGCCCTGGGCGGGCTCTTCCACTATCTGCTGATGCTGGGGCAGCGCCAGCCCGTCACCACCGGCTGA
- a CDS encoding NCS1 family transporter, with the protein MAPSPTGAPHGAKAAPTAPPAPESGTKSAGNESLAPQKTRIMGRTSYLLAWFGGCVSIGTFTMGSSVVGSLNLIQATLAIAIGCFVIGLALALNGAPGYKYGIPFMVQARSAFGFSGTRLPGLVRAVPAIVWYGFQSWIGAGALNMVSATLFGFDNLIFFFITFQLLQIALSVLGFQGIKWLENIGSAFILCSLVYMFYSTIQRYGDELSASMLTMDGSWGMPFWGATMLFLGIYSTMMLNVSDYSREHKTGTGPGLLTTIYAMSILPCTMFMGLIGYMVSEATGVADPIKVFANAVDNTPLLMTTLLFIAFAQVTTNVLNNVVPPTYVLMDAFKLKFRTATVIVGLLAFATFPWELVKDESAAGLQMFVQTYSAFLGPIFAVLVVDYYLIRRRTLDLGKLYDENGPYRGVNVAALVATAVGVIAAFSISTVSWYASLIPAGLTYYLLMNYWAPCQRFRD; encoded by the coding sequence ATGGCACCTTCCCCCACGGGCGCCCCGCATGGCGCCAAGGCCGCTCCCACGGCACCGCCCGCTCCCGAATCAGGCACCAAGTCGGCAGGCAACGAATCCCTGGCGCCCCAGAAGACGCGCATCATGGGACGCACTTCCTATCTGCTGGCCTGGTTCGGTGGCTGCGTCTCGATCGGCACCTTCACCATGGGCTCCAGCGTCGTTGGAAGCCTCAACCTGATCCAGGCGACCCTGGCCATCGCCATCGGCTGCTTCGTGATCGGCCTCGCCCTGGCCCTGAACGGTGCTCCAGGCTACAAGTACGGCATTCCCTTCATGGTTCAGGCGCGCAGCGCCTTCGGCTTTTCCGGCACCCGCCTGCCGGGGCTGGTGCGCGCCGTGCCGGCCATCGTCTGGTACGGTTTCCAGAGCTGGATCGGCGCCGGAGCCCTGAACATGGTCTCGGCGACCCTGTTCGGTTTCGACAACCTCATCTTCTTCTTCATCACCTTCCAGTTGCTGCAGATCGCCCTGTCAGTACTGGGTTTTCAGGGCATCAAATGGCTGGAGAACATCGGCAGCGCCTTCATCCTGTGCTCGCTGGTCTACATGTTCTACAGCACGATTCAGCGCTACGGCGACGAACTCTCCGCCAGCATGCTGACCATGGACGGCTCCTGGGGCATGCCGTTCTGGGGCGCTACCATGCTGTTCCTGGGGATCTACAGCACCATGATGCTCAACGTCAGCGACTATTCCCGGGAGCACAAGACAGGCACAGGTCCGGGCCTGCTGACCACGATCTACGCCATGTCGATCCTGCCCTGCACGATGTTCATGGGACTGATCGGCTACATGGTGTCCGAGGCGACCGGCGTGGCGGATCCGATCAAGGTCTTCGCCAACGCCGTGGACAATACCCCACTGCTGATGACCACCCTGCTGTTCATCGCCTTCGCCCAGGTCACCACCAATGTGCTCAACAATGTGGTACCGCCGACCTATGTGCTGATGGATGCCTTCAAGCTGAAGTTTCGCACCGCCACCGTGATCGTCGGCCTGCTGGCCTTCGCCACCTTCCCCTGGGAACTGGTCAAGGACGAATCCGCCGCTGGCCTGCAGATGTTCGTGCAGACCTATTCGGCCTTCCTCGGCCCGATCTTTGCGGTGCTGGTGGTGGATTACTATCTGATCCGCCGCCGCACCCTGGATCTCGGCAAGCTGTACGACGAGAACGGCCCCTACCGCGGCGTCAATGTCGCCGCCCTGGTGGCCACTGCAGTGGGCGTGATCGCGGCCTTCAGCATCTCCACCGTGTCCTGGTACGCCAGCCTGATCCCGGCGGGCCTGACCTATTATCTGTTGATGAACTACTGGGCGCCCTGCCAACGCTTTCGCGACTGA